A single window of Oerskovia paurometabola DNA harbors:
- a CDS encoding hemolysin family protein, which produces MSSTAALLLGLFLLAANAFFVGAEFAIISARRSAIEPLAAQGNRRAQTVLWAMEHVSLMLACAQLGVTVCSVGLGVVAEPAVAHLIEVPLHALGVSPSLTHPIAFVIALAIVVYLHVVLGEMVPKNLAVSGPEKAVMWFGPPLVVLGRILRPIIVSLNWLANHVVRWTGVEPKDEVASVFTAEQVQSIVEHSQAEGLLQDEQGLLSGAIEFSERTAAEVMVPVDRLVTVVEGCTPDEIERLVAKTGFSRFPVADVHGELVGYLHLKDVLYASGEDRFRPVPSWRVRALATAEPGDEIEDTLRAMQRSGAHLARVDEGTSEREGGVSDGSVVVTALPDGAAPDRGPGALGVVFLEDILEELVGEVRDAMQRRVH; this is translated from the coding sequence ATGAGCTCGACCGCAGCCCTTCTCCTGGGCCTGTTCCTCCTGGCCGCGAACGCGTTCTTCGTGGGCGCGGAGTTCGCGATCATCTCCGCCCGGCGCAGCGCGATCGAACCGCTCGCGGCGCAGGGCAACCGCCGGGCGCAGACGGTCCTGTGGGCCATGGAGCACGTCTCGCTCATGCTCGCGTGCGCCCAGCTCGGCGTCACGGTGTGCTCGGTGGGGCTGGGTGTCGTCGCGGAGCCGGCCGTCGCGCACCTCATCGAGGTGCCCTTGCACGCCCTGGGTGTGAGCCCGTCGCTGACGCACCCGATCGCCTTCGTGATCGCGCTGGCGATCGTGGTCTACCTGCACGTCGTGCTCGGCGAGATGGTCCCCAAGAACCTCGCGGTGTCGGGACCGGAGAAGGCCGTCATGTGGTTCGGTCCGCCGCTCGTCGTGCTGGGCCGCATCCTCAGGCCGATCATCGTCTCGCTCAACTGGCTCGCGAACCACGTGGTGCGCTGGACCGGGGTGGAGCCCAAGGACGAGGTCGCGTCGGTCTTCACGGCCGAGCAGGTGCAGTCGATCGTGGAGCACTCGCAGGCCGAGGGGCTCCTGCAGGACGAGCAGGGCCTGCTCTCGGGGGCCATCGAGTTCTCGGAGCGCACGGCGGCCGAGGTCATGGTGCCGGTCGACCGTCTCGTGACGGTGGTCGAGGGGTGCACGCCCGACGAGATCGAGCGCCTGGTCGCCAAGACGGGGTTCAGCCGTTTCCCGGTGGCCGACGTGCACGGCGAGCTCGTGGGGTACCTGCACCTCAAGGACGTGCTGTACGCGAGCGGTGAGGACCGCTTCCGGCCGGTGCCGTCGTGGCGGGTGCGCGCGCTCGCGACGGCCGAGCCGGGCGACGAGATCGAGGACACCCTGCGCGCCATGCAGCGCTCGGGCGCGCACCTGGCGCGCGTGGACGAGGGGACCTCGGAGCGCGAGGGCGGCGTCTCGGACGGCTCGGTCGTCGTGACCGCGCTGCCCGACGGCGCCGCACCGGACCGCGGTCCGGGCGCTCTGGGCGTCGTCTTCCTCGAGGACATCCTGGAGGAGCTCGTCGGCGAGGTGCGGGACGCGATGCAGCGGCGCGTGCACTGA